The genomic interval CGCTTATTTCTATTTTCTGCTTTAGCAGTAATGGGTACCACACTTTTTTTAACCTTTACCAGAGGTTCTTATCTGGCAATAGCTGTCACTATCCCGGTAATAATTTCATTCTATTACAGGAGCACTTCTACAGAACCAGATAAGCAATACTATAAAAAAATAGTATTACTTTTCCTATTATTAGTAATTGTTGCCCTGGCAATTATTTATATTCCTCATCCCTTAAATAAAGACAGTACTCCTTTGGGAAAGCTAAGGCAAAGGGTTACAATTGAAAATATAACTTTTGGAGGCTCTACTCTCAGGAGAGTTGCAATATGGAAGTTTACCTGGATGATGATAGAGGATTATCCCATATTAGGTTCAGGAGTAGGTACCTATGATTATCATACCTTAAAATATCAAGCTGAATTCTTCGCTAGGGGGAATAATCGTGATATTTATCCCCATGGAAAGGCAGCCCAGGCACATAATGAATATTTACAACTCTGGTCTGAATTGGGTATCATAGGTTTACTGGTCTTCTTATGGCTGATAGTGAGCTATTATCGTAATATATTGAAATACCTTAGCAAGATAAAAGATGAAGAAAAGGCTATAACTATTGGACTAACTGGTGGAGTGACAGCTGTTTTAGTTGATGCCCTCTTTGGATTCCCCTTACAATTAGCTGCCTCAATTTCCCTATTCTGGCTGTTTATAGGCTTAACTATCTGCCAGATAAATATAGCTCTGAAAAGCAAGAAAGATACAATGCCTATTGAAAAAGATAACCACAATAATAAAAAAGAAATTCTTGAAGATGTACAGAAAAAAAATAGTTTTTATAGGCAGCCAATTAAAAAAGGGATAGCTTATTTTATTGTTGTTGTTTTAATGATTGTATGCATACTTTTTCTAATAAGGCCTTTTATTGCACGGATCTATTACTATCATGGTAACGACCTGATAACAAAAGTCAATAAGAATAATGAGGCAATAGAGCTTTATAAAAAAGGATTAAAAATGAATCCCTGGTTGGGTGAATTGTATTATAATATTGGTTTAAATTTATCTGCTAGAAGATTGATTACACCAGCTTTGGAATATTATCACAAAACTGAAAAATTTATGGATGATCATTATTTACCCAGGAATATTGCTTCTTTATATCTAAGTAGAAAGGAATATGATAAAGCAATTCCTTATCTGGAAAAAGCTATAAAGTACCACCAGGATAAAAAAAGTATGGTTACTTATCAATTAGAAGTGGGGAATATATATTTTACATTAAAAGATTATCAAAATGCTCTGCGGCATTTTAATGATGTAATTGAGAGTAATCCAAATAGTGTTGAGGGTTATTATGGTCGGGCAGGGGTTTATATAAATCAGGGTAAAAAAGATGAGGCAATTGATGCACTGAAAAAAGTAATTGAGATGGCTCCGGAAAGCAAATTAGCAGGATATGCAAAAACCATGTTAACCAAATTGGAAATAGAACCATAAAATGAAAACTTCATACTAAATACTAACCACCAGTAACCAAAATGTCATTGCGAGAAGCGCAGCATTGAGGCAATCTCATCCAAATAAAATAAAGAAAAATATTGAGAATAAATCTGTTATATGGTATATAAAAGAATATGAAAAAAATTAATTTTTTATTAATCATTACCTTTATCTTTTTCTGTATTACCTTTATCATATTTTTTAATTTTGCTCAGGAACAGAAAGCAGAGGATAATCCTGTATCTATAAGTAAAAATACTCTTATTCCCGGTGTGTCTCGTAATGTATTAATTGAACTATTTATTAATAATGATTGCACTACTTGCCCCAAAGCTGCTTTTTGCTTAGAAGAACTTACCTGGAGTTATGAACCAGGGAGAGTGATTTTAGTAGAAGCTCATATTTGGGATGATGGGTACGATATACCACAAACCCATGCTCGTTATGACTGGTATGTCGGGAATGGCGTAAAGGGTACTCCCGATACCTTTTTTAATGGATTGTCAGAGAGGGTGCAGGGGTTATGCTGTGATTGTGGCGATATAGATGAAAATATTACCGCTTATCAGGAAATCATTGATAAACATTTAAACCAAACATCTCCTATGGGAATAAAAGCAATAATGGAAATCTGCACTGATAAAATAATTATTCAGGGCAGTATTACTAACCTTAGCCATTCTCTGCAGCATAATCTGATGCTCAATGGAATGGTATATTATGAAGGCGATGAAAGCGAATTCTTCTATCTGGTAAAGGATATTTTTGAAGAACAGGATATCTGCCAGTTAGCTCCCCTGGAGGAAAGAAAATTCAGTTTCATATCCCATCTGGATTTGATGGGAATTGAAGATGAAGAACTTGATAGATATTATGGCGTGGTATTTGTGCAGGATAGGTTAACTAAAGAAGTGTTACAATCCTTTCTAATCTATTAACTGTAAGATCCAAGCCTATACCAAAGCTCGACTTGTAAGGACAAATTCGTTATGCGTTATGAGTAGTGCGTATTGCATTAATCATAGGCAACAGTTATATCTAACAATGTTTAACCAAAAACTAAAAACCTTAAACTGAAAACAGAAAACTTAATAATCATTGCGAAGAGCTTAGCGAAGAAGCAATCTTAATAAAGAATAATCTCCTTGCTATAATTATTGAAGATTATTTAACTAGGTGATAAACTAAAATAAGTAAAAATAAAGACAATAAAGATGTTTCACGATTGTAAAAAGATATTCCAAGTAAGCAATAAAGGATATGATTAATTGATGCTAATAGTAATAACAAAGTTTATTCGTATAAGTAGTAGTATTATATTTCATAGTTAGTCTGAAGTAATAATCTAAATTAACAATAATATAATTTATCATAAATAGTAATATATAAAATAAAAAAATAGTATAAACACTAAAATAAATAATTACTATGTGTAAAACAAAACTAAAAAAAGTTATTCTACTGTCTTTCATTTTTTTAACTGTTGCTATTTTTACAGCATGCAAACCACCTCTGTTTCCTAAAGTAACAGGTATTATTACCGGTATAGTAGCTGATATTTCTGCAAATTATTCAGATTATGCATACTATAACAAAGAAGAAAACATAGGAATAATTAAGCCATATTTACCGGTATCTGATGCTTTAGTGACCATCATAGATAACCAGGGTATTTCCCATTATACTCAAACTAATTCAGAAGGTTATTATCAATTTGAAAACCTTTTTATTTCTGCCAATACCTTTATTGATATGGTTAAGGAAACTAATCAGGGTAAAAAGGTGTATCGTGATATCATTCCCATAGATATCTCTCCTGAAGAAAGCTATTATGTTGGTATTACCAGTGCCTTTGCCACTGCCCGTGTCCTGGTTGTCGAAGCTCTACTCAGTGCAGGGAAGAAAATCAATCAAATAGACCTGGAAAAAATTAGTCAGAATAAATATTTTGCCAAATTGGTAGAACTTGTCAGTAAGGCTCAAATGTCAGAAAAGGACCTTGCTAACCATTATCTTGTTCAAAAACAAATAAATCTCATTATTAGAAGTATTATATGTCCTTCCAATTCCTCCTCACCTGTTCTAATTTCTCCTCCACTACCACATCCACCGCCCCTAAGTTCTGCTAAAGATTTTTTAAGCTATCAATTTAGGGCAGAAGATAATGCAGCCCTTTCTAGTGATATTATAGGAAGAATTGATGAAGAAATGTATCTGATAGAATTAATTGTGCCATACAATACTGACTTAACTAACCTAATTGCTACTTTTGAACTTTCCGCTTATGCTTCAGCCTACATTGTTGAAGATATTCAGGAAAGCGGGACTACTTCCAATGACTTCAATCATACCCTTACCTATACCATAATAGCAGAAGACGGGAGCAAACGGGACTGGCAGGTGGTAGTGGATAAAGAGATTGGACCTCTGCATCATTTTGCTATTGCCGGGTATCCAGATTCCTGTATTGCTGGAGATGATTTTGGAGTA from Atribacterota bacterium carries:
- a CDS encoding O-antigen ligase family protein, producing the protein MKRQNNLSLNKNSYTEWDEGIFIILIAIIVILPVIFYRYSIPNFAPIKELSLQICVVLSLTMWALKMITTESIYWQESSLDKPIFLYLLVGCLSLIWSINIYQSILAIPLFIAGPLLFYIITNSIQQQKKIEGLLLILIIVGLVMGIYGILQYFGIDFNFWKGNIERQKVMGLFGNVNYFAEYLILPIALTIGISLSKKKIFNRLFLFSALAVMGTTLFLTFTRGSYLAIAVTIPVIISFYYRSTSTEPDKQYYKKIVLLFLLLVIVALAIIYIPHPLNKDSTPLGKLRQRVTIENITFGGSTLRRVAIWKFTWMMIEDYPILGSGVGTYDYHTLKYQAEFFARGNNRDIYPHGKAAQAHNEYLQLWSELGIIGLLVFLWLIVSYYRNILKYLSKIKDEEKAITIGLTGGVTAVLVDALFGFPLQLAASISLFWLFIGLTICQINIALKSKKDTMPIEKDNHNNKKEILEDVQKKNSFYRQPIKKGIAYFIVVVLMIVCILFLIRPFIARIYYYHGNDLITKVNKNNEAIELYKKGLKMNPWLGELYYNIGLNLSARRLITPALEYYHKTEKFMDDHYLPRNIASLYLSRKEYDKAIPYLEKAIKYHQDKKSMVTYQLEVGNIYFTLKDYQNALRHFNDVIESNPNSVEGYYGRAGVYINQGKKDEAIDALKKVIEMAPESKLAGYAKTMLTKLEIEP
- a CDS encoding carboxypeptidase-like regulatory domain-containing protein, whose translation is MCKTKLKKVILLSFIFLTVAIFTACKPPLFPKVTGIITGIVADISANYSDYAYYNKEENIGIIKPYLPVSDALVTIIDNQGISHYTQTNSEGYYQFENLFISANTFIDMVKETNQGKKVYRDIIPIDISPEESYYVGITSAFATARVLVVEALLSAGKKINQIDLEKISQNKYFAKLVELVSKAQMSEKDLANHYLVQKQINLIIRSIICPSNSSSPVLISPPLPHPPPLSSAKDFLSYQFRAEDNAALSSDIIGRIDEEMYLIELIVPYNTDLTNLIATFELSAYASAYIVEDIQESGTTSNDFNHTLTYTIIAEDGSKRDWQVVVDKEIGPLHHFAIAGYPDSCIAGDDFGVHDITITACDINNKVKYDYQGEVYFTATDSKAKLPYIFSQKYTFTEDDQGRQVFPADGFMFETAGSQIIAITDGEISAETEPITVLAAPLVRFQLERIDSQIVGVPFNITITAKDRFWNTVTDYHGINTLSDTTNTIIPKNSGNFVNGIWSGEVTISFTQNNVQITTSGDGKTGYSNLFNILP